From Drosophila suzukii chromosome 2R, CBGP_Dsuzu_IsoJpt1.0, whole genome shotgun sequence, a single genomic window includes:
- the LOC118876993 gene encoding major surface trophozoite antigen 11-like has protein sequence MRLWCSGCALDCEPSGRNCKFCKSSGCNTAKELSAAAYVDCLFCDGRMREEWCVGDISRTLSCHGSCFTGLYPRNQSDSNPVYDLARGCLDELEYDDREACAAGTLANCVSCSGANTADVPEDRLSCNVCQDAECETTVSQVCLGYRSGEQCYIQVGDRSVTAMGCATDLEDSYLLTNRRDVYLCSGNDCNTKDKLNTVGVSCNICNSTYDDGCVSTGGSSPAVYLNEDGVLERGCLMDTDDDLFDECLSSGSSNCTICSTNGCNNEIYPSDWLASLRCDSANDADCALSPNSYSGLFEGRSLCDESQAGSCRICSGANCNGVDLQSGYVGEPGKWTDLPLSCYVCEDAASCASVTEATKCKGNNKQTCSTVFNSAGQVVARECTTETDEQACLNDANCLLCSPGDIRNCNAANISDSSSVGNRFIRFLR, from the exons ATGCGTCTTTGGTGCAGCGGTTGTGCTCTCGACTGCGAACCCAGCGGTC GCAACTGCAAGTTCTGCAAGTCTTCGGGATGTAACACCGCCAAGGAACTAAGTGCTGCTGCCTATGTGGACTGTCTGTTTTGTGATGGCAGAATGCGTGAGGAGTGGTGTGTTGGAGATATATCCCGTACCTTATCCTGCCACGGCAGCTGCTTCACCGGTCTATATCCCCGCAATCAGTCAGACTCAAATCCCGTTTACGATCTGGCCCGCGGATGTTTGGATGAACTCGAGTACGACGATCGCGAGGCCTGCGCAGCCGGAACTTTGGCAAACTGTGTTTCATGTTCGGGCGCCAATACTGCTGACGTGCCAGAGGATCGACTCAGCTGCAACGTCTGTCAGGATGCGGAGTGTGAAACGACTGTCAGCCAAGTTTGTTTGGGTTATCGTTCCGGAGAACAGTGCTACATTCAAGTGGGCGATCGCAGTGTCACGGCCATGGGTTGTGCCACCGATCTAGAGGATTCATACCTGTTGACCAACCGCAGGGATGTGTATCTTTGCTCCGGCAACGATTGCAATACCAAGGATAAACTGAACACGGTCGGTGTCTCCTGTAATATCTGTAATTCCACCTATGATGACGGTTGTGTAAGCACTGGTGGGTCTTCGCCAGCTGTCTACCTTAATGAAG ACGGCGTTTTGGAGCGTGGCTGTCTCATGGACACCGATGATGACCTCTTCGATGAATGCTTGAGCTCTGGAAGCTCCAACTGCACCATTTGCAGCACGAATGGTTGCAACAACGAGATCTATCCCTCGGACTGGCTAGCCAGTCTGCGTTGCGATTCCGCCAACGATGCGGACTGTGCCCTGAGTCCCAATAGCTATTCGGGCCTATTCGAAGGACGATCCCT TTGCGACGAATCCCAGGCGGGAAGCTGCAGGATTTGCTCTGGAGCCAACTGCAATGGTGTGGATCTGCAGTCGGGTTACGTGGGTGAGCCAGGAAAGTGGACGGATCTTCCATTGAGCTGTTATGTTTGTGAAGACGCCGCCAGTTGTGCCTCTGTCACGGAAGCCACCAAGTGTAAGGGTAACAACAAGCAGACCTGCTCCACGGTCTTTAATTCTGCGGGTCAGGTGGTGGCCAGAGAATGCACCACCGAAACTGATGAGCAGGCTTGTCTGAATGATGCCAACTGCCTGTTGTGCTCACCTGGTGATATTAGGAACTGCAATGCTGCTAACATCTCCGATAGCTCTAGTGTTGGAAATCGCTTCATTCGTTTCCTAAGATAA
- the LOC118876992 gene encoding uncharacterized protein isoform X2 — MKSTAAGVALLLLVLSHSSAKEITQTCWKCSGADCDDPVSSLCSQYSADDGCYTLFNYYTNVTAMGCQSDLDEEFVDDYFHSLLFCNESNCNSLDNLPVPHKCLFCDSSEDPNCATDPSKIELIGNCGVLPYSSCQTRISIGWTQRSCLSSLERDELEECLAGTGNCTVCTGDYCNREIYPADR; from the exons ATGAAATCAACGGCAGCAGGAGTAGCCCTGCTACTTCTAGTGCTAAGTCACTCAAGTG CCAAGGAGATCACTCAGACCTGCTGGAAATGCTCTGGAGCGGATTGCGATGATCCTGTGTCTAGTCTCTGCAGCCAGTACAGTGCCGATGATGGTTGCTATACCTTGTTTAACTATTATACCAATGTTACGGCCATGGGATGTCAGTCCGATCTGGACGAAGAGTTTGTGGATGATTATTTCCACTCCCTTTTATTCTGCAACGAGAGTAATTGCAACTCCTTGGATAACCTGCCAGTTCCGCACAAGTGCCTCTTCTGCGATTCTTCAGAGGATCCCAACTGCGCTACAGATCCTTCAAAGATCGAGCTAATAGGAAACTGTGGTGTCTTACCCTACTCCAGCTGTCAGACCCGAATTAGTATTG GCTGGACCCAACGTAGTTGTCTAAGCAGCTTAGAACGAGATGAACTGGAGGAGTGCCTCGCTGGAACTGGAAACTGTACGGTTTGCACTGGCGATTACTGCAACAGGGAAATATATCCCGCCGATCGTTAA
- the LOC118876992 gene encoding uncharacterized protein isoform X1, whose translation MKSTAAGVALLLLVLSHSSAKEITQTCWKCSGADCDDPVSSLCSQYSADDGCYTLFNYYTNVTAMGCQSDLDEEFVDDYFHSLLFCNESNCNSLDNLPVPHKCLFCDSSEDPNCATDPSKIELIGNCGVLPYSSCQTRISIEGWTQRSCLSSLERDELEECLAGTGNCTVCTGDYCNREIYPADR comes from the exons ATGAAATCAACGGCAGCAGGAGTAGCCCTGCTACTTCTAGTGCTAAGTCACTCAAGTG CCAAGGAGATCACTCAGACCTGCTGGAAATGCTCTGGAGCGGATTGCGATGATCCTGTGTCTAGTCTCTGCAGCCAGTACAGTGCCGATGATGGTTGCTATACCTTGTTTAACTATTATACCAATGTTACGGCCATGGGATGTCAGTCCGATCTGGACGAAGAGTTTGTGGATGATTATTTCCACTCCCTTTTATTCTGCAACGAGAGTAATTGCAACTCCTTGGATAACCTGCCAGTTCCGCACAAGTGCCTCTTCTGCGATTCTTCAGAGGATCCCAACTGCGCTACAGATCCTTCAAAGATCGAGCTAATAGGAAACTGTGGTGTCTTACCCTACTCCAGCTGTCAGACCCGAATTAGTATTG AAGGCTGGACCCAACGTAGTTGTCTAAGCAGCTTAGAACGAGATGAACTGGAGGAGTGCCTCGCTGGAACTGGAAACTGTACGGTTTGCACTGGCGATTACTGCAACAGGGAAATATATCCCGCCGATCGTTAA